CTTTTTGTTCTAGCAAGCTCCACAGCTTAACTCCCTTAAATGAGGTATGACCTGTTGTTCCAAAACTATTTAATGAATAAAATTCATCTTCAAAAATAATATCATTCATGGATTTTAATTCAGCCAAAGTTAAATTAAGCTTGTTTGCGATATTACCTTGTATTTTTAAAGTATTTGCTTCTACTTTTTCTTCTACCTTATGAGCTTCTGCTAAGCTAGGTTCTGCTGAATTAGTTTTTGCTATATCATTATTTTCTTGTTTTTCTGGTGCTTGAATTGGCTTGGGCTCCTTAGAACTTTCTAATTTTTCTTCAGAATCCTCTTTGTTAACATTGGAAGCTAATTCCTGAGAAATTTCTTCCTCAGGAATATTACTAGCACTGTTATCTTCTTTACTAACTTTTATATCTTCATCTTTTGACTTAGTATTTTCAGTTTGCGTAGATACATCCACGGATTGCTCTGTATTTTCTTTTGAAGTACATCCCCCTAGCATTAATATCCCAAGCAATAAAATTAATGCTAGTATACGTTTTGATTTAGATGGCATCTTTGCTAGCCTCCTTTAAAAGGTTTACTCTTCTGACGAAATAGCTGCTCCTCCATTACTTCCTACAAAAATACTGTCTTTGTCTACATCAATATAATAAATATTATCCCATTGTCTACTTGGAAAGGTATTTGTCGAATCTATTTTTTTTAGAATTTTACCTACTTCTTCACTTACAAGTAGCCCACTTCTATGAGTTGCTATATATAATCTTCCTTTATGTTTTTTATCTGCTTGTATAGCTCTTATATCATCTTCTGAAGCTATTTCAGGAAATAAATCTTTTGCCTTATATACTTTTTTTACTCCATTTTTAATGTAATCAATTTCTGCATGTCCTTGCCCTGGATAATTTCCTGATCTAGTTATCCATATACTGCCTTCACTGTCAATTGAAATACTCCTTACCCAGTTTGTTCCAAAAGACTTATTCTCAAAGTCAGTATACGTAGTGATTTTTCCTGTTTTATCAATATACTGATAGCCTCCTATATATTTAGAATTTTCAGTATCTCCTATAGTATCTGGATAAAACCCTATCCATACACCACCTTTGTCATCAGGCTCAATAGCATCCACAGAGCTTAGAATCAATCCATTTTTCTTAGTATATACCTTCCATAAATTATTTTTATCTATATATACTGCTCCACTTCCTGTTCCTATCCACATGCCACCTTTACCATCTAGCTCTAATTCTTGGACAAAATTCGAAGGAAGTAAAGAATTTTCAGTGTTTAGCAGTTTCCAACTATCACCACTTTTAACCAGTATTCCCTGTGGAGTTTGAGCTCCTCCAAGAGCCATCCAAAGTTCTCCATTTTCACGCTGTACTATAGCATAAGAAATATCTACAGTTACTTCTCCTGCATTGTCAGTTGTAATTTTTGTAAGATTCTTCCAACTTCCTTGGGGCGTCTTTATCGCTATTCCTGCATTGTTAGTTCCTACCCAAAGATTTCCATCCTTGTCTATCTCCATACATCTTACACTAGCTTCTGGTAATTCTTTTCCCGTGTCATTTTTATACAGCTTCCATATATTATTATCAGTTTCGTTTTTTGCTAAAGTAGAATCATTTGCGGTTCCAAAATTGAGTTGCTTAACATCTTTCATTTCTGGGGCTTCATAATCTCCCGTTCCTACTACGATACAATCTACCCATTTCACCCACATAGATTTACTTTCTTCAACTACTAATCTCAGTGGCCCATAGGCATTGTTGTTAATATAGCCTGTACTTCCTTCATTGGGAACAAGAGGATAACCATCAACTGCATAAGCAAGTAGTATTTTCTTCAGCTCTCCCTTGGAATTAACACTTCCGTTTATAACCTGATCCATGCTTCGTAGAATTTGATTGTAGCTTTCTCCACTAAACACTCTTATACTTGGTGACTTAACTCCATCCTTAAGCTCTACTGCTTTTGATATCATATCCCAAAGAACGACTCCTTCAAACTCTCTAATTCCATCTCCTGTATATATATCTCTAATGGCGTATTGCTTCATTTCTTCAACCTGCCTTAGAGTAAGAGTAACTGGCTGTTTTATCTGAGAACCAGTAATTCTAAGTACTGGCTTATCTAGGTACTCCTGATATCCATTTTGATTATGACTCCATGAATCACCTGCAGTCACATCTTTATGATTTGCTTTTCCTTCTATGCTACTTTTTATATCTGTAGATATAGATTTCCCTCCACCAATAATGATCTCTTTTAGAAATTGTACTTGATTTGAACCATTAGTATCATTGTAGTTGGTCTTTCCAAAAATTATTCTTAGTGGTCCACCATCATTTCCTAGGCCTGCATTATATCCACTATCAGTAGGTCTAGTGACATATGGATATCCGTTGAATCCATATGCTAAAAGCACTGGCATTCCAGAGTTTAGCGGTTTAACCTGATTCCCATCAAAGCTTCCGTCACCTTTATCCATAGCCTGCTTTTCGTAGTATCCATAGAGTGAACTATCCTTTATTTCTTTAATTGTCATAGGCGCAAAATTGTAATTATCTGCTGCTATGAATTGAATACTAGTGGATTCATCTATATTTGGATCTATTCCAGCTTTAAGTAAGAGTTCCCATAGGGTAACACCTTTATACTTATTGTAATACCAAAAATATTCGCTGTTTGATAAGCTATATTCCATTTCTAACTGAATATCCTTCATGGCTTCTAAATCCGACACTTTATACCTTACCTCTTTACTCATCTTATTGCCATGAATCACAATTTCATAGTCCGTGTACTTGGTGTCATTATATGGAGAATAAGTATGCTCATAAATATTTTTTGCATCTTTTTCTTCAACATACATATATGCAACATTAGAAAATTCCTTTGCATCTTCGCTCTCTTGCTTATAAATAAGTTTGAAGCAGCCATTATCGTTGTATTTATCAGGCTTAAATCCAACATCTGTATCTAAATAGACAAGAGGTACTCCATTGATACCATAGGATACTGTATACTTATCTGCCTCAGAAATTGGTACAGTAAGAATTGGCTGCCTTGATTTATTTTTGAACACAATATTTCCTGCATTAGGCTTTACTTTTACATAGTTGTCAATCAAGTGCTTAACATTCATTCCTTCATATGTGCTTTTGACAATCTTATTCTTTATTTTTTCAAAGGTTGTGACTATTCTTTGCCCTTTGGTATCTTCTTCTATCTGTCTGAGCGATATAGCTCTATATCCCTCAACAGCTGGCCCCTCTACTGTAAACGTTGCACTAGATATAGCATCGACATTGTAAGGTGCTCCTGTATAGTCTATATGCTTATATGTGGATTTTATTGCTGGCTTATCTAATGTAGATTCTTCTCCTATTGTAATTTTTACAACTTCTTTTCCCCACTTAGACATATTCATATCATCTATGTTTGTTTGCCCAAACAATAACTTTGGAAAGTCTTTATCCAAATCACTATCAGTAAGAGCTCTATCCTTCCAACTTACAGGTGGCTTAAATTTATCCTTTGGAAAATCTGCTAAAACTGCTGTATATCTAGCAATCATTGGTGATACTTTTACTTTTTTAGCTTCTGTAAAATCACTTGAATAATATGTATTTTGTAGCTCACTTACTGATTTATTAAACTCAAATCCATCTGCACAAGTAAATTTTACTGTGTAATCCTTATCTGTTTTTAAATTGGTTTTTCCTATTAAATCAAATAAATCATAGCCTTTTGCCTTAACTATCTTATGAAAACTTAAACTATTATTGGTAGAATAAAATCTTTCAGTCATTTTATACTTAGACCAGTCAGATGATGTTATTTTGACTTCGCTATGAATTCCACTGCCAGTAATTAATAGCTCTGTAGCTAAGCCTTCCGCAGATATAGGATTAAATACCATCAAAGAAAAAATCATACATAATGTAAGTAAATAACTTAAGCCTTTCAACCTTCTCTTATCCATACTTATCTCTCCCAACCTATGCAAATGAGCGAAAGCTGTTGCTATCGCTCATTTACTTAATTCTAGACTGTTATTATTTTTTAAATAAAGTATTATAGACTATAGATGCAGCTTCTGCTCTATTGACAACTTTCGCTGGTTCAAAGTTTTCTGTTGCAATGCCTTCAAAAACCCCTTGAGCTTCAAGCCATGCTATAGAATTTCCTGCCCATCCAGGAACTATATCTTTATCTGCATATTTTGACTTTTCCATTACAAACTTAGTCATTTTTGCTTCAGCTACAACTCCAGATTTTACAGCTGCTTTTCCTGCTACTACAGCTATTTCTTGTCTGATTATAGCTTTTTCAGGCTTAAATGAACCGTCTGTATATCCTGTGAATAGTCCTGCATCAACCGCTGCTTGAACATAAGGAGCAAACCAATCACTGGCATCTACGTCTGTAAATCCACCTTTGTATTCTTTAGGTTCATAGCCTAGAGAAGCAACCATAATCGTGCATATTTGAGCTCTCGTAAGGCTAGCCTCTGGGTTAAATTTCCCTTCACCCATTCCATTTATAATTCCTTTTTTAGCAAGCTCTTGAATAGCTACTTCTGCAAATTTATACTCATTAGTTATATCATTAAACACTATAGCTTGTGTTTTTTCAGCATTTGATTCTGTAGTATTATTTGGTTCTGGAATATTAGAGGTTTCAATAGCCTCTCCTACAGAAATATTAACAACCATTTTGAATACAGTTCCAAATTCTCCTGCAGTCTTTACTTTCCTATAAACTGTTATTTCTTCGCTATCAGCATTGTCATCATTATTGATATTTTGGCCGTCAACTTCATAAGCTAAAACATATTTTAGCTCTGGATTAAAAATATCTTTTAGTGATTGAGGATCTATTGCATATCCATCTGATGCTGTAAATAAAACCTGTGCATCATTTGCAGTTACACCTGCTTTTTCTTTTAGCAAGTAAGCAAGACTAACCCCTTTTACCTTAGCAGATTTCTCTCCCGTCTTGCTATTATAAATGTATTCATCTTCGATTTGAGCTTCTGCAGGCATTGCCTTTAAATCTTCTAGTGTAAGCTTTAATTCAGTTTTCAGCCCTGCTCCTGTAAGCTCTACAGCGACCTTGTCTCCCCCCTGTGCAAATACTGCTGATTGAGCTATCAACATTACTAGCACCAAAAAACTTGTTACAAATCTCATCTTTTTCCCAAACATTTTTACATACACCTCTTCCTTTTTTTCAAGTAAATCTTCAAGCATTTTAAGGAAGCACGCACAAAAAAACAGCATGCCTAATGGAATGTTGTTTTGCGCATGATATTCTCCTTTCCATCAGGAGGCCTGATTGTTTCCAATCAAACCCTATCGGCACAGCAACCATAAATTTATAAGTTCACAGGTTGAAATGCTCGGAGATTTATTTAATTTAATAATATTTTAACATACTTAACAACTAGTGTAAATGACAGAACTTTCTTAAAATTTTTCTTTCTAGCTTTATTTATATAACAACTGATTTGAGAATTAATCTTATTCATAACATGAAAAAACCTCCAAAAATATAAGCAATTTTAAATTAACTTATCTTTTCTGGAGGTTTATTTCATCCTATATTTTAGTCATAGTTTTAAAATACTATTATATTAATCTAAAATTTAAATTAATATAATATGAGAGTATAAAATCAATTATTCTTCATCTTCACTATCCTTAGCTTCTTCTTTTTCTTCGTAGTACTTTAAACCTTCGTGAATTTTTTCTTCGATTTCATCATGGCTTAGTCCTGTTAATATTTCTAGTCCCTCTTCAACATTTGAAATAGAATATATATGGAACTCTCCTTTTTGGACTGCTTCTACTACTTCATCTTTGAGCATGAGGTTCTTGACATTTTGCTTTGGAATTATAACTCCTTGGTTTCCAGTTAGGCCCTTTAGCATACATACATCAAAGAAGCCTTCAATTTTTTCATTAACTCCACCTATAGGCTGAATTTCTCCCTTTTGGCTTATAGAACCAGTTACAGCTATATACTGTTTTACAGGTATCTGAGCTATGCTTGATAAAATCACATAAAGCTCAGTAGAGGACGCACTATCGCCATCTATACCTGAATAGTTCTGCTCAAAGGTTATGGATGTTGTAACTGATAAAGTGGTTTCCTTTGCATATTTTTCACCTATATATCCTGAAAGAATGAGAACTCCCTTGTCATGACTAGAGCCACTTCTTCTTACTTCTCTTTCAACGTTTATTATTCCAGCCTTGCCTTTATAGCTAGATGCAGTGATTCTTGCAGGCTTTCCAAATGAATATTCTCCTGTTCCCATGACAGCAAGTCCATTTATTTGCCCTATTTTTTCTCCGTCTATATCTATTAGAAGCGTTCCATCTTCATACATTTCATTTAGCTTTTCTTCATACTTATTATTACGGTATCTCTTTGCATTTATTGCTCTTTGTACATCTTGAGCGGTAACAAATACACTAGTCTCATCACTAAGTGCATCAGCTTCATATAGTATTTCTACTAGCTGGTTATATCT
This is a stretch of genomic DNA from Acetoanaerobium sticklandii. It encodes these proteins:
- a CDS encoding molybdopterin-dependent oxidoreductase, whose protein sequence is MPSKSKRILALILLLGILMLGGCTSKENTEQSVDVSTQTENTKSKDEDIKVSKEDNSASNIPEEEISQELASNVNKEDSEEKLESSKEPKPIQAPEKQENNDIAKTNSAEPSLAEAHKVEEKVEANTLKIQGNIANKLNLTLAELKSMNDIIFEDEFYSLNSFGTTGHTSFKGVKLWSLLEQKAKISPNASKITLIATDGYSMEFTVNQVKKLDYIDETNPEKKFPMIIAWEEKGIEYDVADGPPYKLIVGQKEAGDVNKPQWVSNIDRIIVE
- a CDS encoding two-component regulator propeller domain-containing protein encodes the protein MDKRRLKGLSYLLTLCMIFSLMVFNPISAEGLATELLITGSGIHSEVKITSSDWSKYKMTERFYSTNNSLSFHKIVKAKGYDLFDLIGKTNLKTDKDYTVKFTCADGFEFNKSVSELQNTYYSSDFTEAKKVKVSPMIARYTAVLADFPKDKFKPPVSWKDRALTDSDLDKDFPKLLFGQTNIDDMNMSKWGKEVVKITIGEESTLDKPAIKSTYKHIDYTGAPYNVDAISSATFTVEGPAVEGYRAISLRQIEEDTKGQRIVTTFEKIKNKIVKSTYEGMNVKHLIDNYVKVKPNAGNIVFKNKSRQPILTVPISEADKYTVSYGINGVPLVYLDTDVGFKPDKYNDNGCFKLIYKQESEDAKEFSNVAYMYVEEKDAKNIYEHTYSPYNDTKYTDYEIVIHGNKMSKEVRYKVSDLEAMKDIQLEMEYSLSNSEYFWYYNKYKGVTLWELLLKAGIDPNIDESTSIQFIAADNYNFAPMTIKEIKDSSLYGYYEKQAMDKGDGSFDGNQVKPLNSGMPVLLAYGFNGYPYVTRPTDSGYNAGLGNDGGPLRIIFGKTNYNDTNGSNQVQFLKEIIIGGGKSISTDIKSSIEGKANHKDVTAGDSWSHNQNGYQEYLDKPVLRITGSQIKQPVTLTLRQVEEMKQYAIRDIYTGDGIREFEGVVLWDMISKAVELKDGVKSPSIRVFSGESYNQILRSMDQVINGSVNSKGELKKILLAYAVDGYPLVPNEGSTGYINNNAYGPLRLVVEESKSMWVKWVDCIVVGTGDYEAPEMKDVKQLNFGTANDSTLAKNETDNNIWKLYKNDTGKELPEASVRCMEIDKDGNLWVGTNNAGIAIKTPQGSWKNLTKITTDNAGEVTVDISYAIVQRENGELWMALGGAQTPQGILVKSGDSWKLLNTENSLLPSNFVQELELDGKGGMWIGTGSGAVYIDKNNLWKVYTKKNGLILSSVDAIEPDDKGGVWIGFYPDTIGDTENSKYIGGYQYIDKTGKITTYTDFENKSFGTNWVRSISIDSEGSIWITRSGNYPGQGHAEIDYIKNGVKKVYKAKDLFPEIASEDDIRAIQADKKHKGRLYIATHRSGLLVSEEVGKILKKIDSTNTFPSRQWDNIYYIDVDKDSIFVGSNGGAAISSEE
- a CDS encoding S-layer homology domain-containing protein — protein: MLFFCACFLKMLEDLLEKKEEVYVKMFGKKMRFVTSFLVLVMLIAQSAVFAQGGDKVAVELTGAGLKTELKLTLEDLKAMPAEAQIEDEYIYNSKTGEKSAKVKGVSLAYLLKEKAGVTANDAQVLFTASDGYAIDPQSLKDIFNPELKYVLAYEVDGQNINNDDNADSEEITVYRKVKTAGEFGTVFKMVVNISVGEAIETSNIPEPNNTTESNAEKTQAIVFNDITNEYKFAEVAIQELAKKGIINGMGEGKFNPEASLTRAQICTIMVASLGYEPKEYKGGFTDVDASDWFAPYVQAAVDAGLFTGYTDGSFKPEKAIIRQEIAVVAGKAAVKSGVVAEAKMTKFVMEKSKYADKDIVPGWAGNSIAWLEAQGVFEGIATENFEPAKVVNRAEAASIVYNTLFKK